The following are encoded in a window of Gemmatimonadales bacterium genomic DNA:
- a CDS encoding aldo/keto reductase: MRELQRRRLGQTDLEITSLGLGTWAIGGPWAFGWGPQDDTASVAAIHRAAELGINWIDTAAVYGLGHSERVVGRALGSLPLADRPLVFTKCGLVWDDADRSAEPSRVLRPDSIRRECEASLVRLGMERIDLYQFHWPDETGTAVEDSWDVMLRLIEEGKVRWGGVCNFNVGLLARCAGRGMVASLQPPLSLIRRKVAAGELPWCQAHGVGVIAYSPMQSGLLTDRFSAERLAALPPGDYRRRGSEFTPPRFEANLALRDGLRPIAARLGVSVGELAIAWVLAWPAVTGAIVGARSAEQVDSWIGAAALRLTGEDLAEIAEVIRVAGAGEGPTRP; encoded by the coding sequence ATGCGAGAACTGCAGCGCCGCCGTTTGGGGCAGACGGACCTCGAAATTACGAGCCTGGGACTCGGCACCTGGGCGATCGGGGGCCCGTGGGCCTTCGGCTGGGGTCCCCAAGACGACACCGCATCGGTGGCGGCCATCCACCGGGCGGCCGAGCTCGGCATCAACTGGATCGACACCGCCGCCGTGTATGGGCTCGGTCACTCGGAGCGGGTCGTCGGCCGGGCGCTCGGCTCCCTTCCCCTCGCCGACCGCCCCCTCGTCTTCACCAAGTGCGGACTGGTGTGGGACGACGCGGACCGGTCGGCAGAGCCCTCGCGGGTTCTCCGTCCGGACTCGATTCGGCGGGAATGTGAGGCGTCGCTCGTACGATTGGGCATGGAGCGAATCGACCTCTACCAGTTTCACTGGCCGGACGAGACCGGGACGGCCGTGGAGGATTCCTGGGACGTGATGCTGCGGCTCATCGAGGAAGGCAAGGTCCGGTGGGGTGGGGTATGCAATTTCAACGTGGGACTGCTGGCCCGTTGCGCCGGGCGGGGGATGGTGGCCTCGCTCCAGCCGCCGTTGTCGCTCATTCGACGGAAGGTCGCCGCAGGTGAACTCCCCTGGTGCCAGGCGCATGGCGTCGGCGTGATTGCCTACAGCCCGATGCAGTCCGGGCTCCTGACCGATCGCTTCTCGGCTGAGCGGCTCGCCGCGCTTCCGCCGGGAGACTATCGGCGTCGCGGGTCGGAGTTCACACCGCCGCGGTTCGAGGCCAACCTTGCGCTGCGAGACGGCCTGCGCCCGATCGCGGCGCGCCTGGGTGTATCGGTGGGAGAGCTTGCGATCGCCTGGGTGCTCGCCTGGCCGGCAGTGACCGGTGCCATCGTCGGGGCGCGTTCGGCCGAGCAGGTGGACAGCTGGATCGGCGCGGCGGCACTGCGGCTGACCGGGGAGGATCTGGCGGAGATTGCGGAAGTGATTCGAGTCGCTGGTGCTGGGGAGGGACCGACGCGTCCGTAG
- a CDS encoding nucleoside deaminase: MHSPRLIIELPPWVDGLVDWQRRYTRAEDRMSLVLELGHEQVRRATGGPFAAAVFERDLGRLVAVGVNLAVPSHNCALHAEVVTLMMAGARLHSHSLGADGMPPHELVSSCEPCAMCLGAVLWSGVTSLVTGATKGDAEAIGYDEGPVFPESYAYLERKGVTVVREVMRAEARGLFAAYQAAGGEIY; the protein is encoded by the coding sequence ATGCACTCTCCCCGACTGATCATCGAACTTCCCCCCTGGGTCGACGGGCTCGTCGACTGGCAGCGTCGATACACGCGGGCGGAGGACCGCATGTCGCTCGTCCTCGAGCTGGGGCACGAACAGGTTCGGCGGGCGACCGGCGGCCCGTTCGCTGCGGCGGTCTTTGAGCGCGACCTCGGACGGCTGGTGGCCGTCGGGGTGAACCTGGCCGTGCCGTCGCACAATTGCGCCCTGCACGCCGAAGTGGTCACGCTCATGATGGCGGGGGCCCGGCTGCACAGCCACTCGCTCGGCGCCGACGGGATGCCCCCGCACGAACTGGTCTCCTCGTGCGAACCCTGCGCAATGTGTCTCGGTGCCGTACTCTGGAGTGGCGTGACGTCCCTCGTGACAGGGGCCACCAAGGGTGACGCGGAAGCGATCGGCTATGACGAGGGCCCCGTGTTTCCAGAGAGCTACGCCTACCTCGAGCGGAAGGGGGTCACCGTGGTTCGCGAGGTGATGCGGGCGGAGGCACGCGGGCTCTTTGCCGCCTACCAGGCCGCCGGAGGAGAGATCTACTGA
- a CDS encoding DUF2071 domain-containing protein has product MTTSPPPGLPERRRPSLTARWSNLVLLTYAVDASLVEPWLPAGVEADLIDGRALVSLIAFDFLDTRIRGRRIPGFVDFPEINFRTYVREGDRQGVVAIRELVPSPLAAAVGRLRFNEPFRAAPIESRTVSMGDELLVEHRWKWKEREYFLRMTSDQTSVPAAAEAPAHHLLGRRWAYGRSRRGEPNVLRIEHPEWALRRVRTLDFDVDYAALYGPEWAVLNGRQPASTHLAVGSAISIFPPGR; this is encoded by the coding sequence ATGACTACATCCCCACCGCCTGGACTTCCCGAGCGTCGGCGCCCCTCTCTCACCGCGCGCTGGAGTAATCTTGTGCTCCTGACCTATGCGGTAGACGCGTCGCTGGTCGAGCCCTGGTTGCCCGCGGGCGTGGAAGCGGACCTGATCGACGGGCGGGCGCTCGTCTCGCTGATCGCCTTCGATTTTCTGGACACCAGGATTCGCGGCCGTCGGATCCCCGGATTTGTGGATTTCCCGGAAATCAACTTTCGGACCTACGTGCGGGAAGGGGACCGCCAAGGCGTCGTCGCGATCCGCGAACTGGTGCCCAGCCCGCTCGCGGCAGCCGTTGGACGGCTCAGGTTCAACGAACCATTTCGCGCCGCACCGATCGAGAGCCGGACGGTCAGCATGGGCGACGAACTGCTCGTCGAGCACCGCTGGAAATGGAAGGAGCGGGAGTACTTCCTGCGCATGACATCGGATCAGACCTCGGTGCCGGCCGCGGCCGAGGCGCCGGCCCATCATCTGCTGGGCCGACGCTGGGCGTACGGTCGAAGCCGGCGGGGCGAGCCGAACGTGCTCCGGATCGAGCACCCTGAATGGGCGCTCCGACGAGTCCGCACCCTCGATTTCGACGTGGATTATGCCGCGTTGTACGGGCCCGAATGGGCGGTGCTGAATGGAAGGCAACCGGCCTCGACGCACCTGGCCGTCGGCTCGGCGATCTCCATCTTCCCGCCCGGGCGCTAG